The Pomacea canaliculata isolate SZHN2017 linkage group LG14, ASM307304v1, whole genome shotgun sequence genomic sequence GGTTAAGTAACTGGAGCAAGGTTGAATGTGGCTTTATGTATGCTACAAAAAAGAGTCATTGCTAAAAAGAATACCATTACACCATTATTGGTTCAAATTAGCAATGATTGCATAAACTCCATGGAGTTGGTTGTAGCcaaatgcttgaaaaaaataaaacctagtATCATCCTAAATACCTCCTATAGCTACTAAATATATCAATTTTCCACTTTTAGATAACTAAGTAAAAGGTCAAAACACTTATGGCAAAAAGtgttcttcctcctcctcctcctcctcctctcgtCTCATCAAGATTCTGTTCATATCTGATTAAATTCCCTAAATCACATCTATTTAATTCCTCTGTTGTCATCAGAATCTGCTGCAGTGAATGCTGAAGATACAGTCGTTGGAGCTGAGTATCAATGCTGAACTTCGAAAATCCTGCTGCCTCGTTAAATTTCGCATGCAGATCCTTAGCTGCATTCCACTTTATGTTTACTTACAGACTTACATGGTTTAGGGCACATTCATATCGACTGACTAAGTCTGATGCTGACATAATAACACATTTTTGCTCCAGCAGGCCCTGCTGTAAAAGGCAAATGTCATAAATTATTCGCTGTTCCTCTTCTTTCCACACGATCGTAGTCTTGCTGCACAATTGCTGCCCTCACTTGCTCTGAGTTCAGTTCTGGGTGCTATATGAGTGTACAGAGCTGACTCTGGTCTCTAAATTCAGCTGTGAAATGTTtggaaatgcattttttaaagaccAATGACAGACTGCAGCTGAGTGTTTGTTGTCCGCAGCTTCTTCGCAATTTCTGGGCAATTTTTTGTCCATCTGTAACATGAAAGATATTggattttaatttcaaatggTTGACAATTACCATTAAATATTAATGGAACCAAATTGTGAATCCACAGGCACTGCttgaaaagcagaaaagtatTTGCAAAATGACACTTGTATTCCAACCTAATATTCACTTGGGATTTTGATAATGTTAGAGATGAAACAAATGCCTTTTCATAGTAATCCAGTGAAAAGTGGCATACACAGAGGACAGGCATCAGTCAGACATGAGCATATTAACCTCTCATACCTAAATCCTCTCAAAGTGAAGGCAAAGCACATGTACCATGGGACTGTCTTTTCCCAAATACTAACCCAACACAGTAACCATTTCAAGGAAAGGAATAAATTACACACCAGCCATAGCGTCTCTTTGTCCAGCAGTTGCTGCCGCTCAGCTGACAGCTTCCTCGCTTTCTCAAGCAGAGAATCAGAGGTAGAGCTTTCTGcaaaatgacaaataatgtcGACTTATATTCAGCTTTTAACTTATCATATTTTActtaacacaaaaacaactaagAAGTGTTATTGTACAATACTCGTAGGAATGCTGGTTATAATCTTGCTAATAAAACTTCAGCACTGCACATGGGAGGCTCTAACTACAAATCAACAGGTGCATCCATCTATTTACAAAACCTTACGACAAAAGCACCCACCTTTAATTATATGAAGAcaagctttatatattttaaactacTAAAAACATTCATCTATTATAAGTCAACAATGCATTAGCTGCCTGTAACACCTTCCATACTATGACTGTGTTGCACATGAACATATAGGGCTCATTTTGCTAAGATTTACCGTGCAACATAACACAgtattatacttttttaaagtttcttcacAGTGAGTGGTGATATAATACCTCTATGACCACTGGTTGTTGATATAGTATCCTTCAGCTTGTGCAGCCATTCTGCAGCAGTTCCTctatctgaaaacaaatgtctgaTGCATTACCACCACTCTTGGAAAGACTACTACAAATATTACTTCTGAGTGTTGATTAACTTTGTCCAGAGATTATATCCAACAAACTCATCTTTACAAGAAGTGGGCTTGGAACCAAcatgaaatgaataaaacagcACAGGCATATAGACATGGAGAGGGTTTTGCATATTCTCTTTGATGCTTTGTGGAACTAGAAATATAAACTACACCCTTACACTTGCTTTCAACCTCATGGATAATCTCTTTGGCTTTTGCCTGCGTGTCCCTTGCCTTTTTGAGTCTTACAGACGTGTGTCAGCTACAGAagacacaaaagtaaaaaggtTCTCATTACGGTAATTTGGACAACATGTCAAAAACTTCCCAAAAGCACTCAAAATACATGGTAATATATACgattcaaaaaattaaaaggagaTCTAGCAAAGGAAAATTTATTGCATGCGCTTATTTTCTGTACTTCAAGTTTTCGCATTAGTTTCTTTTGAGATACTTAGCAGTTATACAGAATTACCTAATGACACAAAAATCCTCCTGGCATAGTGTAGCAGAGCACTGCTTAGTAGATCTTGCCTGTTGGGCAAAGTCATTTCTTTACTCCACGCAAATCTGCGGAGGAAAGACCATAAGCGTTCCATAGCTTCACCATCTATTAATCCTGTGCCCTCGCAAAAGCGCTGTCCTTTTGTCATCTACAACAGCAAGAAACATATGACATTCATCATACAAAGCACTGCAAGTGATACTGCAAGCTACATGTATCAGtaatattctaaaaaaatatataagattaACCAAAAAAAGTCTTCAGTCTTTTCGTCTGGAAAGAAACTTGCAATGTAGTTACTTTAAAGCAAGACAAGATTATGCACAAGCCTTGTCTTAACGTGAAAAGGAAGAGTCTAACACAGCTTGATAATGTTAACTTCATAAGGCTTACCTGACACTGTGTTATATGTGCAAAGCTGTGAAACACCAGGAACAACAAATCTAAATTTTTCAGACAGCTGTCCAAATAGTTGAGAATGCTTCTGTTGAAGACaaatgaaacagagaaaattacCTTTGAGAGTTAGTTTTATGTAGAGTCACAAATCAGACTGATTCCACTGTCACAATCATACTCTTTTAACTATAAAGAAATACGGCATATCCAATAAAGTACTGATTGAAATTTCACTCAGAGATTAATGCAGAGTATGTCATTCTTCAATTGTCTAGACTCATAGGCACTCATCTAATGTAATCCTTGTTTTGACAGTTGACaataaaactttgccaaaaaAATATAAGCCCATCACACCTATCCACTGCACAACCACAGCtacatgaacataaaaagaaaagaacaatgtaTGTACTCTTAACTTACATATGCACAATGTTTTGTCGCTTAATTATTGGATAACCTTCACTCTAGTACTTATAGGCCACCCAGCTACTGTAGTACCTAGATtatttcacacaataagtagcCTGTTTACATTAGAATGCATGCAAAAATTAGACATTTAGTGCAGTCTCACATCATACAGGTGGATCACTTACTGTTATATGAGCCTGCAGTGAGCAGGCAACATCATACATCACAATTTGCTTTGTACTAGCTGTGCAAAGCTGCTCTGCAGcaatttgttgtaaaatatatacaggATACCCAAATCtggaatgattaaaaaaaaacacttttcatcaAATTGATTTCTTGTCTCACATTTAGTAGCAACTCCACATTCGGAGACTAATCAGACTATGATATCtactaaatttatttattaagtttattaccTCTCTCCATGCTGCATATTCACAAAATGCAGAGGGAAACCATGTTGACACACAGCACCAAACACTCCTCTGATGtccagttttgcatttttgttttttgacctGACAAGATCACCTGCTTGAAAATTTGAACATTCCTGCAATGAAAGTAGTCACTCATAGTCAATAACTTCCATTTGCATAAaagcacatatacaaatatattgcaCTAAAGAGTAAtttaagaaatacaaagaatataAGATTATAGTGCACACCGAAGATTTGCTACTTGATTTCGATGTTGCCTCATGATGAGTGTTGACAAAGTTTCTGACATCATCATCTGGACAAAACACACTAAATCTAGCATGTTCAAGTCCAGGTCCAAATCCAGAATTCATCTTGTGCACAAGCCAAAATTAGCGTCCATCGAGATAACACATCTCTCTGGCTTCTGTGAAAAAACAGACCATAATCTTATTGTTACTGTTAGTATTACACATGTGTACCACATTTTACACgttttttaatgatgtaaacaaaagtgtatttgcatcatgaaatagaagatatgtttttgaaaaatcttcTCATTATCAGTAGGCATTAGACaatgttaataaattttctttatatcaaaacatcaagaaactgATGTGCATAGATTAGGCATATCTTAAACAGCTTAAATTGCCACcatgtgaaaatattatgtacaaataaagtgtaaatatacttttgtgggtgtttttgtttgcagaatacagcaactgtgtttaaatatttcttaaaatgccaAATCATTAACCCTTACAACATACCAGGCTACATATTGGGCACTTCTTGCCCAGTAATTCGTGGGCATGAGCTGTTTCAAGGCACAACACCTGATGATGGTGAAATTCTATAATTGTGTTACCTGCAATAAACcattaaacaaacatataaaatatcattttcacaatCCACTTATTCTGTCCATACTttccaaataatgtaaactgaaatTATTGGCTTATAACTCTTATaattaaactatatttacatCCATAAAATGAAACTGTCGCACTTCTTGACTACAGGTCTAGTGGCACTGATACAGTTCTCTATGGAGTCAGTAAGCAATATGCCATGAGTAGTTTCTTGCAAGTTAGACTTGTTGGACAACGTATGATGATATGTTTACCAAATGTCTTGTGCATGTTTCTGTAATCCCTGCTGTGACAACATATGATGATGTGTTTACCAAGTCTTGTACATGTTGCTGTTgtcatgctgtgacaaaatatgataGCATGTTTACCAGTGCCTTATACAGGTTTCTGTAGTCCCTGCTGTGACTGTGCAGAAATGTTGTCCTCCGCTGCAATGCATTACAAAATTTCTGCAGAGACATTTGCCCTTCTAGTTGTAGCATTCTGCATAGCTCCATTAGTTTCATGCAGAATGCTGTCTCTGGCTTCTTCGGAGTTGATGGCCATAACCCATTCTAACTAACGTTACAGCTTCCGGCTCACACTCACAAAACTGCATTTTGATTGTGTGATCTCTgcctataataataaagggaaaaacataaaaaagtgctTTTCGTATTTGATACTGTTCTACccttacagaaatattatgcaACATATTCTCATTGTTCAAAAATACTGCCTACTTCCTCACTACATGTTAAACTACAGCATAAGGTAATTCAGTAAAGtaaatattcttacctttcaGAATTGTAAGTTAAAGCTGGTTAGagctttcatttataaaataaaaataaaagtaaacataggaaaaaaaaatttataaatctttacaCCAAAAAGTGACAATAGGTTATACATAATAATATAAAGTCTGGCAAAGCAGACAGCCTGTAAGCAGATGTCACAtgcgaagaaaaagaattgcatGCTCAAGATGAAAGCAAAACCCAGGGCAGCTAGCCGTCACTGGTGACAGCGTTGAAGTGTgaacatttattcacatttaacaTCTATTAAGTAACATTTATTCacaatcttgtttgttttggtgaagCAAGGTTCGTCcataatgtgatattttgaatgcatgacaataaaaatgtgaaaaaatttaAGAGAAATGCATGGGTAAACTCTGTTTTTCtagaaaacataataatctTGCATATGTACCTTGTGCATCAAAAACTGTAATCTGACGGTAGTAGAGCTTGTCACACTGGTGCTCAGACAAAATGGTTGTTTCTCTTAACACAGGTGCAAACAATGATGCATCCTGACAATACAATAGCAAATTTTAATGTAAGCTTGCAGCATTTAAGTCTATAAATATGCCATAATCAAATTATGGAATTCATTTCAGTTTCAAACCTCATCAAAATGCATTCCATGAGACTGTAATGCATAATGGTGTATCAGTTATTACATTAACTAAGTCTTACCACATTTCAGAttcctttcagttgattttctgaACCACGTGCTTATATAAATAGAGATATATATTGAGagagaatatattttcaaattgcCAGTCCCATggtgtatatttacatttacataacaatctaaaacattataaaaaatatctatcCACAAATGTTGTGAACTGTACTTACTTCTTTCCAACTGTATGTCTGATGATACAGCACCAAACAATGGATCTTCTCATCACAAGCCTTGCAATAAAGGCTTCTAGGTCCACAGTCAGGACACCAGATAATCTCTGGACCTGTGTACAGCCACAGAAGCTGCACTTTTTTGTGGCAGGACTGAATCCTTCAATGTGGACACGAACAAGACCTGCTCGCAGATCTTTCCAGCCCTCAGCCTcagacacttttttcttcttgtgattgCTGACTCCAGCTACATCTGATGAATCTATCCATGGTACATGTAATGCTTAAGAGTCTGACTTTCAATCAATATTAGAAACTAAGATAGTTAACTACATCTGATAACAAAGTTTATCATTCTAATGTTCCATGCACTTTAATCTCCTTTTCTATATTAAAAAGCATGTATTTTTACAGAAACGTTCATGTAGGTTATCCAgcatctctctttctatatataaatacatatatctttatattttaacacacaaaaaaatgaaggggtataaataaaaacatatatcaGCATACTTTTCAAACATgaaatgcatatatttacactGTGTCCAGTTGAAAActaatttcacattttctgtagtCATGTCAAAAGGTCTTGTAAGAATTGGATAGAATTTTCCAATACATACTGCTATCTAGAAGAATATCCTGGAAGGTGGCACATTCCTCCCGTTGATGGGTGCTTAAACGTCCACTTTGCCCCTGTTGAAGAGTTCTATTTTCCTCCGTACAAGCCCTAACAGCCTGCGATGAAAATCGTACCCTACGCTGACGAACATGCCCGCGTTTATCCATATAGGAAATATATCCACCTGGATACCACTTTCTTGGCCGTGGCATAGTTGATTCACTGCAAGCGTCttcataaaatagtaaaagagagaaaaacgagATCAATaccacaaagtaaacaatttgagTGGCAAGACACGGCCTAATACAAAtcacatttgcttatttatgAAATGTATTGTAGCATGACCACCACATTAATTTCAGTTATAATGTATAGCTATCAACTCTTTATAAACGCTTACTATTCCTATTTCATGTACGATACTCAATACAGACGTTATGAACGCTGATCTATGTACATGTGGGAGATATACAATCTTAATGACAACAGTTCTAAGAACGAACTGCATTTCCATCAAGCTGATGTAACATTGCTGGAATCGAAACTGCTCTCTGACAATacataagcattaaaaaaaaatacctacaaAGTAAGAAAGCAACTGCTTATGACGAAGTTAATAATCGAGTACACACACGTGGACGCACCGAGACTAATGGAAGAGCTCCCAACAGGGAGACACGTATTAGTGGGGTTctcgttttcattagctttgacattaattcttcttggtgatattatacatgttttatctatttgtatgattttatttcttaattttacttttctaaataaccagtttttggttttgtttctttttcttttgttttaaggagagaacatcgaaatgactcctcccttacagaaaaaatacttcCTAACTTTGTACCAGAAGAAAATCGAACCTTAAAAGACTAAGGCtaacaatataatattatagTGCATACAATATATAATTTCCCCACgtttccttctgcttttgtgaTCCGCCTCTATACTTTTTAGAAAGCATTCTGGACGTGTTTtggaactctttggaaaaggaaatcaaatgacactgactgacgtcccccCACCTCTACtcctcatcaaaataaaaacaacacagactttcacatattaaaaaactccacaaagctctttagacatttttttttctctttattaaaaatatcagcACTTCTCCCAGTGCTATAGCCTTTGTTGTTGACCCTTCGTTACACGATGCAAGCACGTATAGGAATTCTGTCAATTTCGTGTTTGCCGATGTGTTTAAtccttttgctgattaattctgcttttgtaaaacgtctgctgcatttttaaaaagaattaaaaatcatATATTCTGTCGTTCGATCCTTGATTCGACCTTTACTAGTCGGGTTttcgaaaaggaaaacaaatcgacAGGGAATGACGCCCTGGCATTAATTCGCTATACGGTACATCGTCACCGAAGCAACCTTTCCATACCAACAAATCCACAAAgctttgtgtgcacattttcctatttcattatttacaaaaataattgacaaaaataaaagattttctcaatgcTATAGGCTGTGAGTTGACCCTTCGGTAATCGACAATAAGCAAATATACGTATGGTCGATTCGATCGATCGTGTTtccctaattttcttccctgttccttctgctttcaTACTACATCTGTTAACTTTataaaaggcattttaaaatcGTATTTACTGTCGTTCTATCTTGAATTCGGCGTTTTTCATCGTACtctaaatgactaaatattgtAGTCATTCGTGAGACGATGCGGCTGAGTAGGTAGGTTGCCGGCATCCGTTGCCCATTGCGCGCAATGGAGTTCGGCTCAGCCGAGGTAGCGAGAACGAAAACTTTTTGGACTGAGTCAGGGTCGCATCgggtgcatcatcatcatcatcatcatcatcatcataaaagaGATCCGAAGGAGCAGGTGAGAGTTCGCCCTTACGGCAAGTCCGGGTTATAAAGAATTCACAacgacaacaatgatgatgacaatgattgtGATGACAACGACAACGTCGACGAGaacaacaacgacgatgacgatcCTACCCAAACTCTTGatttgaaacaaattttcagTCCACTGGGTATGATAAAGGAAGGGTCGGAGCGGGCGGACAAGTCCGCGAAGCAGAGACGGAAGAAGCAGCAGATAGACGGGAGACAGGACGCCGTGAGCAGCGCTCACTAGAAGCGGCGAGGGTTTATGAGTCGAAGGCGTCTCGACAAGCTGCCAGGTTTATCACTACCGTCGCCCCCGTGTAGTTCATGCCGACCCGTCTGCACTTGATAAGCGGTAGGAAGAAACGATTTTGAGCGGGAGGGTTTGGGGGAGTTCAGCTTAGTCACTGGattgtggttttgttgttgttgttgttgacggcCATGGTAGATGGCAGGATGATGGTTGTGGTTGTCGTAGTGGTAGTGGGGGATGACTCTCGTACACACAGGCATTCGCGCAACTACCTACTCTCCCAATCCCCgagacataaacacacacagaggcagacATCTATAGCATCCTAACAAAAACTTCgttattattaaacaatattgtatttgacataaataaaatcttacTATTATATATTTACAGTACATGTATTAGTATTTCTTTTGCTTGATCAGTCCTAGAAACACAAAACTACATcaacaagaaacagaaagagacacagagagacacagagaaagacacagagacagagaaagaaggacTTCAAGGCTGGTGGCGATGCCAGGACGAGATGTCCGACTATTGTAGCTGCGATCCAGCGCCAGACAGCGCCATCTTCACGAAAGAAGGAACCCAGCCGTTGGTCACGTGCAGAGTTCAAAGGTCTTTGACAGCGCAAACGATCCAACAGAGAGTGACAGCAACTCGATGGGAGATAACCAGCAGCCCGATGAAACTACGACTTCAAATGGTTCGCAGGACAACTCATGGCTCGCAGGGGAGCCAACTCTCCTGCTGCAGCCAGCAACGCGTCAGTCGTACTGGTCATCGTCTGATGGCTGTCAGATTGTCTTCTGTGAAGGTCTTTGTAAAAGGAACAAAGTTCGGACCTGCTGGCGGTATACGTCCCACACATTATTTCTCTCAAACAATCTGCGGATATAAGACAGTAATAAATAACACCAACAACGAAAGTCTCAACGATGACAATACTGTCTTATCTTGTAAGGAGCACTTGCTTGGTTTTGTAACGGAGCGCACTTTCCCCGGTTATAACTGCCCTTTGTGATGAATAAAGTTAGTAATTTGTCATAG encodes the following:
- the LOC112555968 gene encoding uncharacterized protein LOC112555968 yields the protein MPTRLHLISVLETQNYINKKQKETQRDTEKDTETEKEGLQGWWRCQDEMSDYCSCDPAPDSAIFTKEGTQPLVTCRVQRSLTAQTIQQRVTATRWEITSSPMKLRLQMVRRTTHGSQGSQLSCCSQQRVSRTGHRLMAVRLSSVKVFVKGTKFGPAGGIRPTHYFSQTICGYKTVINNTNNESLNDDNTVLSCKEHLLGFVTERTFPGYNCPL